TCCTCCCGGAATTTGAGAAAGGAAGCAGGTGAGCGGTTCGGTGGCCGAATCGGGGTCGCAGTTCGGGCGCGAACTGCTGGCCCGTGCGATCGACGGCACGCCGGCCGGCGAACATCCGCTGCGGCACGTCACCGATCTGGCCGCCCGCCGTGCACAGCGCCGGCCGTGGCCACAGTGGGCTCCCGACGCCGTGGTGGCGGCCTACGCCGACCGCGGGATCACCGGCTTGTGGTCGCACCAACTGGCCGCCGCTGAGCTGGCACATCAGGGTCGCCACGTGGTGCTCTCAACCGGCACCGCATCGGGTAAGTCGCTGGCCTACCAACTGCCGATCCTCACCGCGATGTCCGCCGATCCACGGGCCAGGGCGCTGTATCTCTCCCCGACCAAAGCACTCGGTCACGATCAGTTGCGCAGCGCGCAAGCCCTCACCCTGGCGGTCGAGAACCTGCGTGATATCGCACCGAGCGCCTACGACGGCGATGCCAGCACCGAGGCCCGCCGGTTCGCCCGCGAGCGGTCGCGGTGGATCTTCTCCAACCCCGACATGATCCATCTGTCACTGCTGCGCAACCATGCCCGCTGGGCGGTGTTCCTGCGCAACCTCACCTACATCGTCGTCGACGAGTGCCATTACTACCGCGGCATCTTCGGGTCGAACGTGGCGATGGTGTTGCGCCGCCTGTTGCGGCTGTGCGAGCGGTACTCGGGCACACCCACCGTCATCTTCGCCAGCGCGACGACGGCGCTGCCCGGGGAGACCGCCGCCGAGCTGATCGGCCAGACCGTGGCCGCGGTGACCGAGGACGGATCGCCGCACGGTGAGCGCACCGTCGCGCTGTGGGAGCCGGCTCTGCTGGGCGATCTCGTCGGCGAGAACGGCGCACCGGTGCGGCGGTCGGCGGGTGCCGAAGCCGCCCGCGTGATGGCAGATCTGATGGCCGAGGGAGCGCGCACCCTCACCTTCGTGCGATCCCGGCGGGGTGCCGAACTCACCGCGCTCGGGGCGCGGGACCGGTTGGAGGAAGTGGCACCGCAGCTCGCCGGTCAGGTCGCGTCGTACCGGGCCGGTTATCTGGCCGAGGACCGCCGGGAACTGGAACACGCGCTCTCCGAAGGGGAGCTGCGCGGACTGGCGACCACCAACGCACTCGAACTCGGCGTCGACATCGCCGGGCTGGACGCCGTGGTGCTGGCCGGTTTCCCCGGTACCGTCGCCTCGTTCTGGCAGCAGGCCGGCCGTTCGGGCAGAAGGGGACAGAGCGCGCTGATCGTGCTCATCGCCAGGGACGACCCGCTGGACACCTACCTGGTGAACCACCCTGCGGCGCTGCTGGACAAGCCGATCGAACGGGTGGTGATCGATCCGGCCAATCCGTACGTGCTGGGCCCGCAGCTGTTGTGTGCGGCCACCGAACTGCCGCTGTCCGATGCCGAGGTGCGGGCCTGGAGCGCCGAGGCCGTCGCCGGCGAACTGGTCGACGACGGCCTGTTGCGGCGCAGGGCGGGCGGGTATTTCCCCACCCCCGGTGTCGACCCGCATCACGCCGTCGACATCCGGGGCGGGACGGGCGGTCAGATCGCGATCCTCGAGGACGGCACCGGGCGCATGCTGGGCACCACCGGCACCGGTCAGGCCCCGGCCGCGGTCCATCCCGGCGCCGTCTATCTGCATCAAGGTGAGAGCTATCTGGTCGATTCGCTCGATTTCGACGACGGGATCGCCTTCGTGCACGCCGAGGACCCCGGCTACACCACCTCGGCCCGGGAAGTCACCGATATCAGCGTGACCGGCCCCGGCGAGCGAAACACGTTCGGGCCCATCACACTTGGGCTGGTTCCGGTATCGGTGACCAATACGGTGACCGGGTATCTGCGTCGCCGGGTCGACGGCGAGGTCATCGACTTCGTCGAACTCGACATGCCGTCACGCACACTGGACACCGTCGCGGTGATGTGCACACTCACACCGGAGTTGTTGGCCGCCAACGGTATAGACATGCTGCAGGTGCCCGGCTCGTTGCACGCCGCGGAGCATGCGGCCATCGGGTTGTTGCCACTGGTCGCCAGCTGCGACCGCGGTGACATCGGCGGGGTGTCGACCGCATCCGGACCGGAGGACGGGTTGCCGACGATCTTCGTCTACGACGGATATCCGGGCGGCGCGGGGTTCGCCGACCGGGGGTTCCGCCAGTTCAGCACGTGGTGGGACGCCACCGCGGCAGCCATCGAGGCGTGCGAATGCCCGTCCGGATGTCCGTCGTGTGTGCAGTCGCCCAAGTGCGGCAACGGAAATGACCCGTTGGACAAGGCCGGCGCGATCACCGTGCTGCGCATGGTGCTCGGCATACTGGCTCGCCACGAGCGGTGACGACTCACCCCTCGAGAATCGTGATTTGCTCGCCTCGACGCACCGATGCCGGCATGCCGAGCACATGAACACTGCGACAAACGGTCGGACGACGCGATCCGTTTTCAACCCGGCGAAACCCGGTGCCGACGTAAAATACCCCGAGACCTGGGCACCCGCAACCCGGCCGGGGCGCAGCGACACCGCACTAACACCGGATCACCGGCGCGGACCAGCCTCATACGATGGATTTCGTTGCTACCGCAAATTACCGGCGGGCTGCCCACCGCCAGCTAAACTGCTCTCCATGGACCACGACTGGCTGCTCGTGGAGACGCT
This genomic stretch from Mycolicibacterium fluoranthenivorans harbors:
- a CDS encoding DEAD/DEAH box helicase, which encodes MSGSVAESGSQFGRELLARAIDGTPAGEHPLRHVTDLAARRAQRRPWPQWAPDAVVAAYADRGITGLWSHQLAAAELAHQGRHVVLSTGTASGKSLAYQLPILTAMSADPRARALYLSPTKALGHDQLRSAQALTLAVENLRDIAPSAYDGDASTEARRFARERSRWIFSNPDMIHLSLLRNHARWAVFLRNLTYIVVDECHYYRGIFGSNVAMVLRRLLRLCERYSGTPTVIFASATTALPGETAAELIGQTVAAVTEDGSPHGERTVALWEPALLGDLVGENGAPVRRSAGAEAARVMADLMAEGARTLTFVRSRRGAELTALGARDRLEEVAPQLAGQVASYRAGYLAEDRRELEHALSEGELRGLATTNALELGVDIAGLDAVVLAGFPGTVASFWQQAGRSGRRGQSALIVLIARDDPLDTYLVNHPAALLDKPIERVVIDPANPYVLGPQLLCAATELPLSDAEVRAWSAEAVAGELVDDGLLRRRAGGYFPTPGVDPHHAVDIRGGTGGQIAILEDGTGRMLGTTGTGQAPAAVHPGAVYLHQGESYLVDSLDFDDGIAFVHAEDPGYTTSAREVTDISVTGPGERNTFGPITLGLVPVSVTNTVTGYLRRRVDGEVIDFVELDMPSRTLDTVAVMCTLTPELLAANGIDMLQVPGSLHAAEHAAIGLLPLVASCDRGDIGGVSTASGPEDGLPTIFVYDGYPGGAGFADRGFRQFSTWWDATAAAIEACECPSGCPSCVQSPKCGNGNDPLDKAGAITVLRMVLGILARHER